A region from the Kryptolebias marmoratus isolate JLee-2015 linkage group LG9, ASM164957v2, whole genome shotgun sequence genome encodes:
- the neurl1b gene encoding E3 ubiquitin-protein ligase NEURL1B (The sequence of the model RefSeq protein was modified relative to this genomic sequence to represent the inferred CDS: added 31 bases not found in genome assembly), producing MGNATPKPLIDVTLQHRPVTSRQYYTLPNNGAGVERRTSAPPVNINLESPHFHPHAKGKNIRLDGQLRRATRKNSFCNGITFTHRPVHLYEKVRLRLTGVHTGWSGALRFGFTSLDPSELGAADIPKYACPDLVTRPGYWAKALPERLASKDNVLSFWADRHGRVFYSINNGEPILFHCGLSIGCPLWAIIDIYGITQEVSLLDSTFAESVGSSCLSAARLSAYLPQSSHDSANYSNNQLENNQAAAAKMANLHLSSYSQIIPCCSSSPTSSSSVSTSVPRVVRGLPSLLDNDLHFHPVRGSDVILSADRSAACIHFLDSSRTLVFSDRPLHLGETLYVEVGHLGLPYFGALSFGLTSCDPACLHAADLPADPEVLLDRKEYWVVHRGFPMPCSGDVLSFSLLPSGEVHHGVNGAGRGRLLCVDSSQVLWAFFTLHGVVNRLRILGTQQSSPPCTSPTASQSSSPDDSDSDLAFSVNRSSSASESSLVTAPSSPLSPPTSPQLPVSELPPAGKNGECTICFDQEVDTVIYTCGHMCLCNDCGLKLKRQINACCPICRRPIKDVIKTYRP from the exons ATGTGACTCTACAACACCGCCCGGTGACCAGCAGGCAGTACTACACCCTGCCTAACAACGGGGCAGGTGTGGAGAGGAGAACATCCGCTCCCCCGGTCAACATCAACTTGGAGTCGCCCCATTTTCACCCGCACGCCAAGGGCAAGAACATCCGGCTGGACGGACAGCTCCGCCGTGCCACTCGCAAGAACAGCTTCTGTAATGGCATCACATTCACCCATCGGCCCGTTCACCTTTACGAAaag GTGCGACTGCGCCTGACTGGCGTTCACACTGGCTGGAGTGGAGCCCTGCGCTTCGGGTTTACCAGTTTGGATCCCAGCGAGCTGGGGGCCGCTGACATCCCCAAGTATGCCTGCCCAGACCTGGTGACACGGCCCGGTTACTGGGCCAAGGCCCTGCCCGAGAGGCTGGCCTCGAAGGATAACGTGTTGTCCTTCTGGGCCGACCGCCACGGAAGGGTTTTCTACAGCATCAACAACGGCGAGCCCATCCTCTTCCACTGTGGCCTCAGCATCGGCTGTCCACTCTGGGCCATCATAGACATCTACGGCATCACTCAGGAGGTCTCTCTGCTGG ACAGCACGTTTGCTGAGAGCGTGGGCTCCAGCTGCCTGAGCGCGGCCCGTCTGAGTGCCTACCTGCCCCAGAGCAGCCATGACTCTGCCAATTACAGCAACAACCAGCTGGAGAACAAccaggctgctgctgccaaGATGGCCAACCTGCATCTCAGCAGCTACTCTCAGATCATCCCCTGCTGCTCTTCGTCCCCAACATCATCGTCCTCCGTCTCCACCTCAGTGCCCCGGGTGGTCCGGGGCCTGCCCTCCCTGCTGGACAACGACTTGCACTTTCACCCCGTCCGTGGCTCTGACGTGATCCTCTCCGCCGACCGCTCGGCCGCCTGCATCCACTTTCTGGACAGCAGTCGGACTCTGGTGTTCAGCGACCGGCCGCTGCACCTGGGGGAGACTTTGTACGTGGAGGTGGGCCACCTGGGCCTGCCTTACTTCGGGGCGCTGTCGTTCGGCTTGACGTCCTGTGACCCGGCTTGTCTGCACGCCGCCGACCTGCCAGCCGACCCCGAAGTCCTCCTGGACCGGAAGGAGTACTGGGTGGTGCACCGGGGCTTCCCCATGCCCTGTTCTGGAGACgtcctcagcttcagcctgCTGCCCAGCGGAGAGGTGCACCACGGGGTGAACGGGGCGGGACGGGGTCGGCTGCTCTGCGTGGACTCCTCTCAGGTTCTGTGGGCCTTCTTCACCCTGCACGGCGTCGTCAACAGACTCAGGATACTCG GAACACAGCAGTCCAGTCCTCCCTGCACATCCCCCACAGCCTCTCAGAGCAGCAGCCCAGATGACAGTGACTCAGACCTGGCGTTCAGCGTCAACAGATCCTCCTCTGCCTCTGAATCCTCTCTGG TGACGGCTCCCAGCTCCCCCCTCAGCCCCCCCACCTCTCCCCAGCTTCCTGTCTCCGagctgccccctgctggcaaAAACGGAGAGTGCACCATCTGCTTCGATCAAGAGGTGGACACGGTCATCTACACCTGTGGACACATGTGCCTGTGCAACGACTGCGGGCTGAAGCTCAAGAGACAGATCAATGCGTGCTGCCCGATATGCAGGAGGCCCATCAAGGATGTGATCAAAACATATCGGCCATGA